A single Longimicrobiales bacterium DNA region contains:
- the fabG gene encoding 3-oxoacyl-ACP reductase FabG, which translates to MYARRRHSPDDFTGSTGSTGPQVADQAVEQLLAEVVEDTQPQPERLYGELFGTGAIVTGGATGIGRATALELARHGVHIAFNYFDNGDGRIEAEAERTVNELRSMQVTVVCRPCDVRDAEAVGAFVAEADHSLSGLHILVNNAGIARDRALWRMEDDEWRDVIETNLTGAFNMIRAVSPILRAQQHGKIVNVASVHGLRSEFGLSNYAASKAGLIGLTRSAAVELGPSNINVNAVAPGYIRTTRLTDGVSSEVLDRARDRTVLARLGDPQDVANVVVFLCSERARHLTGAVIPVDGGHML; encoded by the coding sequence TTGTACGCACGCCGCCGGCACTCACCCGACGACTTCACCGGCTCGACCGGGTCGACCGGTCCGCAGGTCGCCGACCAGGCGGTCGAGCAGCTGCTGGCCGAGGTAGTGGAGGACACGCAGCCGCAGCCTGAACGGCTGTATGGCGAGCTGTTCGGCACGGGCGCGATCGTGACGGGCGGAGCGACGGGTATCGGCCGCGCGACCGCGCTCGAGCTCGCGCGCCACGGCGTCCACATCGCCTTCAACTACTTCGACAACGGCGACGGCCGGATCGAGGCGGAGGCGGAGCGGACCGTAAACGAGTTGCGGAGCATGCAGGTCACCGTGGTGTGCCGACCGTGTGACGTGAGAGACGCGGAGGCGGTGGGTGCATTCGTCGCGGAGGCCGACCACTCGCTGTCGGGGCTGCACATCCTCGTCAACAATGCGGGTATCGCGCGGGATCGCGCGCTGTGGCGCATGGAAGACGACGAGTGGCGTGACGTGATCGAGACGAACCTCACGGGCGCGTTCAACATGATCCGCGCGGTGTCGCCGATCCTCCGTGCGCAGCAGCACGGCAAGATCGTGAACGTCGCTTCGGTGCACGGTCTGCGCAGTGAGTTCGGGCTTTCCAATTACGCGGCCTCGAAGGCCGGCCTGATCGGACTCACGCGTTCGGCGGCTGTCGAGCTGGGGCCGTCGAACATCAATGTGAACGCCGTGGCGCCCGGCTACATCCGCACCACGCGACTCACGGACGGCGTATCGTCGGAGGTGCTGGATCGCGCGCGCGATCGCACGGTGCTCGCGCGGCTCGGTGATCCGCAGGATGTCGCCAACGTGGTGGTGTTCCTGTGCTCGGAGCGGGCGCGGCACCTCACGGGTGCCGTGATCCCCGTGGACGGGGGGCACATGCTTTGA
- a CDS encoding enoyl-CoA hydratase/isomerase family protein translates to MEYRRIEVELDEESQSATLILNRAPANLLNIAMMEEINDALQSLRGHRWLEVLVVRGANGTFSEGIDLKEHGQKRVQRMLQVYLRIFETIRMLDVITIAAVEGRAWGAGFELALGCNMIVASETSSFALPQVSQGLIPPVASAILPRVAPRRRAMEWILTGAQISARRLEHDGVVNRLFPVDGFNEPLDMFVAEITSKSGPVLQLAKRAQFEGYYSSFPDALQSIQSLYLRELMALQDAKEGPKSSREGRPPVWKNA, encoded by the coding sequence ATGGAGTACCGACGGATAGAGGTGGAACTGGATGAAGAGTCGCAGTCTGCGACTCTCATTTTGAATCGGGCGCCGGCGAATCTCCTGAACATCGCGATGATGGAGGAGATCAACGACGCGCTGCAGTCGCTGCGCGGTCATCGCTGGCTCGAGGTACTGGTGGTGCGGGGTGCGAACGGCACGTTCTCCGAGGGCATCGACCTGAAGGAGCACGGCCAGAAGCGCGTGCAGCGGATGCTCCAGGTGTACCTGCGCATCTTCGAGACGATCCGGATGCTGGACGTGATCACGATCGCGGCCGTGGAAGGGCGTGCGTGGGGCGCCGGTTTCGAGCTCGCCCTCGGGTGCAACATGATCGTGGCATCGGAGACATCGTCGTTCGCACTGCCGCAGGTGAGCCAGGGGCTCATCCCGCCCGTAGCGTCAGCCATCCTGCCGCGCGTGGCGCCGCGGCGTCGCGCCATGGAGTGGATCCTGACGGGTGCGCAGATCAGCGCGCGCCGGCTCGAGCACGATGGTGTCGTCAACAGGCTGTTCCCGGTCGACGGCTTCAACGAGCCGCTCGACATGTTCGTCGCCGAGATCACGAGCAAGAGCGGGCCGGTGCTCCAGCTGGCGAAACGGGCACAGTTCGAGGGCTATTACAGCAGCTTCCCGGACGCGCTGCAGAGCATTCAGTCTCTATACCTGCGCGAGCTGATGGCGCTGCAGGATGCGAAGGAAGGTCCGAAGTCGTCACGCGAGGGCCGCCCTCCGGTGTGGAAGAACGCGTGA
- a CDS encoding isocitrate/isopropylmalate family dehydrogenase — MSTAVTLIPGDGIGPSITEATVKVLEAAGADVEWDERLAGVAAVDTHHTPIPEETLESIRRTHVSLKGPLTTPVGTGFRSINVALRKEFDLYANVRPALTLQSGGRYEDIDLVLIRENTEGLYVGVEHYIGVGDDPHAAAESIMIITRHGAERIVRYAFDYAVSHGRKKVTLAHKANILKYTQGLFLEVGREIAKEYEGRVQFEDRIIDATAMLLVLNPYQFDVLVMENMFGDILSDQMAGLVGGLGMAPGGNIGRDAAIFEPVHGSAPDIAGRGIANPTAMMLAGCMLMEHLGQHEVSNRIRDAIKRTLEARKTLTPDVGGTARTGEYADAVIASLK; from the coding sequence ATGAGCACGGCAGTAACGTTGATCCCGGGCGACGGCATCGGACCGTCGATCACGGAGGCGACGGTCAAGGTTCTGGAGGCGGCGGGCGCCGACGTGGAGTGGGACGAGCGCCTGGCGGGAGTGGCCGCGGTGGACACGCACCACACGCCGATCCCGGAGGAGACGCTCGAGAGCATCCGTCGCACGCACGTGTCACTGAAGGGCCCGCTGACGACGCCGGTCGGCACCGGGTTCCGGTCGATCAACGTAGCGCTGCGCAAGGAGTTCGATCTGTACGCGAACGTACGGCCGGCGCTGACGCTGCAGTCGGGCGGCCGCTACGAGGACATCGACCTGGTGCTGATCCGGGAGAACACAGAGGGTCTGTACGTCGGAGTCGAGCACTATATCGGTGTGGGCGATGATCCGCATGCCGCGGCGGAGTCGATCATGATCATCACGCGCCACGGCGCGGAGCGCATCGTCCGGTATGCGTTCGATTACGCAGTGTCACACGGGCGGAAGAAGGTGACACTCGCGCACAAGGCGAACATCCTGAAGTACACCCAGGGCCTGTTCCTCGAGGTCGGGCGCGAGATCGCGAAGGAGTACGAGGGCCGCGTACAGTTCGAGGATCGCATCATCGATGCGACGGCGATGCTGCTGGTGCTGAACCCCTACCAGTTCGATGTGCTGGTCATGGAGAACATGTTCGGGGACATCCTGAGCGATCAGATGGCCGGCCTCGTGGGCGGGCTGGGCATGGCGCCGGGCGGCAACATTGGCAGGGACGCGGCGATCTTCGAGCCCGTGCACGGCTCCGCGCCGGACATCGCGGGTCGGGGGATCGCCAATCCTACCGCGATGATGCTGGCGGGCTGCATGCTGATGGAGCACCTCGGACAGCACGAAGTGTCCAACCGCATCCGCGACGCCATCAAGCGTACGCTCGAAGCGCGTAAGACGTTGACGCCGGACGTCGGCGGCACGGCGCGTACGGGCGAGTACGCGGACGCGGTGATTGCCAGCCTGAAGTAG